One Streptomyces sp. CNQ-509 DNA window includes the following coding sequences:
- the pglX gene encoding BREX-2 system adenine-specific DNA-methyltransferase PglX produces MIDRKALLSDLQAQVKAAETDLEGQVKREDGLRDRLRAEYEASKKVGRTAATWQSWLDERITQVAVAWVLGTVFIRFVEDNGLVPEPYITAPDIGGREVAQARYDEYVDKTEDPTYRGWFERAFEELAEGPAGALLFSDHNPLRQIPLSHEGAGALRDFWQRTVDDEAGTSVLVHDFTDPLEEDGDGTRGWDTRFLGDLYQDLSEAARKNYALLQTPEFVEEFILDRTMKPVVRERGGVEGLKMIDPTCGSGHFVLGAFRRLVREWAERRPELDPHARVRGALESVHGVDINPFAVAIARFRLLIAAMAAAGVRTLGEAAGYDWPVQLAVGDSLIKPRQVTDQLFTSEADPLAEFKYATEDIQERSHLLDEGRYDVVVGNPPYITVKDKQLNRHYRELYDACSGKYALSVPFAQRFFELAKKGGADGKGYGVVGQITSNSFMKREFGTKLIESFFRDQVELTEVIDTSGTYIPGHGTPTVILVGRNRDWTQRRGDTIRTVRSVQGEPSAPEDPEQGLVWSAIVEQIDEPGSVSQWVSVGDLDRGKYFGAHPWVLAAGGREMIDQLNAIGSAALGSKAARLGVFGMTNADDIMLTTRDAWLRRGCDPSYGRDLALGDEIRDWSDSGDTFSFFPYSDSLHLLPLQVDSGEYRWLWPGRTSMGNRATFSRGTYFSDGRTWYEWHQTTPSPGAHPWTITFAEVATHNHFLLDRGGKVFKQTAPVIKLREEATEEDHVQLLGVLNSSTAAFWLKMVCHNKGSTVDSRGARQSTIPFEDFYQFNGTNVQDFPLPPSYPTELATALDTLAGHLAFAHPAAVAAAGSPTAATLREARATYEATRARMIALQEELDWQVYSLYGLTDTDLRPADPADVPPLALGERAFEIVLARAIERGEASSEWFTRHNSTPITELPDHWPAAYKEIVNQRIAMMESNSAIGMVERPEYKRRWATDGWDAMQKRALRAWLLDRIEAKRELWFDGADQPTLITLPRLTDRLQEDDDFAAVLNLYAPRADFAKTVAELVGDQHVPAAAALRYKPAGLKKRADWERTWEMQRKEDAATSEDEKRKIRAATDVPPKYASADFLRTSFWAQRGKLDVPKERFISYGAHNTQTPALLGWAGWDHLQQAQAIVGYLNENELTPDELTPYLAALLELQLWLDQWHGEYLPDFGQSAAQAFHDFRLALQGEHGLTDDDLRAWRPAAAARGRRAKKTK; encoded by the coding sequence GTGATCGACCGCAAGGCGCTGCTGTCGGACCTGCAGGCACAGGTCAAGGCGGCGGAGACGGACCTTGAGGGCCAGGTGAAGCGCGAGGACGGGTTACGCGACCGGCTCCGCGCCGAATACGAGGCGTCGAAGAAGGTCGGCCGTACGGCGGCGACCTGGCAGTCCTGGCTCGATGAGCGGATCACGCAGGTGGCGGTGGCATGGGTGCTCGGGACCGTCTTCATACGGTTCGTCGAGGACAACGGCCTGGTGCCCGAGCCGTACATCACCGCGCCCGACATCGGTGGGCGTGAGGTCGCGCAGGCGCGGTACGACGAGTACGTGGACAAGACGGAGGACCCCACGTATCGGGGCTGGTTCGAGCGGGCCTTCGAGGAACTGGCGGAGGGGCCGGCGGGGGCGTTGTTGTTTTCGGACCACAATCCGCTGCGGCAGATACCGCTCTCGCACGAGGGGGCGGGGGCGCTGCGGGACTTCTGGCAGCGGACGGTCGACGACGAGGCGGGGACGTCGGTCCTGGTCCACGACTTCACGGACCCGCTGGAGGAGGACGGCGACGGTACGCGGGGATGGGACACGCGGTTCCTGGGCGACCTGTACCAGGACCTGAGCGAGGCGGCCCGCAAGAACTACGCGCTGCTCCAGACCCCGGAGTTCGTGGAGGAGTTCATCCTCGACCGGACGATGAAGCCGGTAGTACGGGAGCGGGGTGGCGTCGAGGGCCTGAAGATGATCGACCCGACGTGCGGGTCGGGACACTTCGTGCTGGGTGCCTTCCGGCGGCTGGTGCGGGAGTGGGCTGAGCGGCGGCCGGAGCTGGACCCGCACGCGCGGGTGCGCGGGGCGCTGGAGTCGGTGCACGGGGTGGACATCAACCCGTTCGCGGTGGCGATCGCGCGGTTCCGGCTGCTTATCGCGGCGATGGCGGCGGCGGGGGTGCGGACGTTAGGGGAGGCGGCGGGGTACGACTGGCCTGTGCAGTTGGCGGTGGGGGACTCCCTCATCAAGCCGCGCCAGGTAACGGATCAGTTGTTCACGTCCGAGGCAGACCCGCTCGCCGAGTTCAAGTACGCGACCGAGGACATCCAGGAGCGTTCGCACCTGCTGGACGAGGGCCGGTACGACGTGGTGGTGGGCAACCCGCCGTACATCACAGTCAAGGACAAGCAACTTAACAGGCACTACCGGGAGTTATACGACGCCTGCTCGGGCAAGTACGCGCTGTCGGTGCCGTTCGCTCAGCGCTTCTTCGAGCTGGCGAAGAAGGGCGGGGCTGACGGCAAGGGCTACGGCGTGGTCGGCCAGATCACGTCGAACTCCTTCATGAAGCGGGAGTTCGGGACGAAGCTCATCGAGTCCTTCTTCCGCGACCAGGTGGAACTGACCGAGGTCATCGACACGAGCGGGACGTATATCCCTGGGCACGGAACGCCGACGGTCATCCTCGTCGGCCGCAACCGTGACTGGACGCAGAGGCGTGGGGACACGATTCGCACGGTGCGGTCGGTGCAGGGGGAGCCTTCGGCTCCGGAGGATCCGGAGCAGGGGCTGGTGTGGTCGGCGATCGTCGAACAGATCGACGAGCCGGGATCGGTGAGTCAATGGGTGTCGGTGGGGGATCTGGATCGGGGGAAATACTTCGGGGCGCATCCTTGGGTGTTGGCGGCGGGTGGCCGAGAGATGATCGACCAGCTGAACGCGATCGGTAGCGCTGCACTCGGCTCAAAAGCCGCCAGGTTGGGTGTCTTTGGCATGACCAACGCCGATGACATTATGCTGACTACTCGTGACGCGTGGCTGCGGCGAGGATGCGACCCCTCATACGGACGCGATCTTGCATTGGGCGATGAGATCCGCGACTGGTCCGACAGCGGTGACACGTTCTCTTTCTTTCCCTATTCCGATAGCCTCCATTTGCTGCCGCTACAGGTAGACAGCGGTGAATACCGGTGGCTGTGGCCTGGACGCACCAGCATGGGAAATCGAGCCACGTTCTCAAGAGGTACCTATTTCTCTGATGGACGCACCTGGTATGAATGGCACCAAACGACACCAAGTCCGGGTGCTCATCCATGGACCATCACGTTCGCAGAAGTAGCGACACATAACCATTTCCTACTTGACCGGGGTGGCAAGGTGTTCAAGCAGACCGCGCCGGTCATCAAGTTACGAGAAGAAGCGACCGAGGAAGATCACGTCCAACTGCTAGGTGTGCTAAACAGTTCCACGGCTGCGTTCTGGCTCAAGATGGTCTGTCACAACAAAGGCAGCACGGTAGATAGTCGGGGCGCACGGCAGTCAACCATCCCGTTCGAGGATTTCTATCAGTTCAACGGCACGAACGTTCAAGACTTCCCGCTCCCCCCGTCGTACCCGACCGAACTCGCCACCGCCCTTGACACGTTGGCCGGTCACCTCGCCTTCGCCCACCCCGCCGCTGTAGCCGCCGCAGGCAGCCCCACCGCTGCCACCCTCCGCGAAGCCCGCGCCACCTACGAAGCAACCCGCGCGCGCATGATCGCCCTCCAAGAGGAGCTGGACTGGCAGGTCTACTCCCTCTACGGCCTCACCGACACCGACCTCCGCCCCGCCGACCCGGCCGACGTCCCGCCCCTCGCCCTCGGTGAGCGCGCCTTCGAGATCGTGCTGGCCCGAGCCATCGAGCGCGGCGAGGCATCGTCCGAGTGGTTCACCCGGCACAACTCCACACCCATCACCGAACTCCCCGACCACTGGCCGGCCGCGTACAAGGAGATCGTCAACCAGCGCATCGCGATGATGGAGTCGAACTCCGCCATCGGCATGGTCGAGCGCCCCGAGTACAAGCGGCGCTGGGCCACCGACGGCTGGGACGCCATGCAGAAGCGGGCCCTGCGTGCCTGGCTGCTCGACCGGATCGAGGCCAAGCGTGAGCTGTGGTTCGACGGTGCCGACCAGCCCACCCTCATCACCCTGCCCCGCCTGACCGACCGCCTCCAGGAGGACGACGACTTCGCAGCCGTCCTCAACCTCTACGCGCCCCGCGCCGACTTCGCGAAGACCGTCGCCGAGCTGGTCGGTGACCAGCACGTCCCTGCCGCCGCCGCCCTGCGCTACAAGCCCGCCGGCCTGAAGAAGCGCGCCGACTGGGAGCGGACCTGGGAGATGCAGCGCAAGGAGGACGCCGCGACCTCCGAGGACGAGAAGCGGAAGATCAGGGCCGCGACCGACGTGCCGCCCAAGTACGCCTCCGCCGACTTCCTGCGCACCAGTTTCTGGGCTCAGCGCGGCAAGCTCGACGTCCCCAAGGAGCGCTTCATCTCCTACGGCGCGCACAACACCCAGACCCCCGCGCTCCTCGGCTGGGCGGGCTGGGACCACCTCCAGCAGGCGCAGGCGATCGTCGGCTACCTCAACGAGAACGAGCTGACGCCCGACGAACTCACCCCGTACCTCGCCGCCCTGCTCGAACTGCAGCTCTGGCTGGACCAGTGGCACGGCGAGTACCTCCCCGACTTCGGTCAGTCGGCGGCGCAGGCGTTCCACGACTTCCGTCTCGCCCTCCAAGGGGAGCACGGGCTGACCGACGACGACCTCCGGGCCTGGCGGCCCGCGGCTGCGGCGCGCGGCCGACGCGCCAAGAAGACGAAGTGA
- a CDS encoding DUF6079 family protein — translation MAANPANGNTGTPLLRELINIKPEVSSSDYVLQLADATTPDGAAKALAEYVVTDDLVKHFNEALGIIKAAVDSHSSKAAYLHASFGAGKSHFMAVLHALLNKAPAARGRTDFDPVFAKNRWLQDGDRRFLMVPVHMLDAKSMEQRILGGYVKRIKELEPGAPTPRVYRTDAMFRDLQSMRERLGDEDVIKFLAGAASAEAEADGDGGEWGEFGAAFAWTTELLDQAMAAEELEVGQEFNPADPSTPGELRARLAQDTAKVLPGYEERAVEQDGGFISLDRGLSVIAQHAKSLNYDGIVLFLDELILWFASRISESEFVSRETAKITNLVESGDERRAIPVVSFIARQRDLRDLVGSAEDGGRYQRAIVDNLELASGRFDRISLEDRNLPQIAHARLLKPDTTEKAAVIEEAFKKAKSTNAKFWDELLGGDGNNVGATETAFRFTYPFSPAFMDTLVHLSSALQRSRTGLKLMGELLAHRRNLLRVGELVPLGDIYALISGGGDKPFTDELRAVFEEADRLYRNRMRPYLLDQHRVTEEQVATYQQDPAAVEDGDLSRRLKQFTDDDRLMSTLVLSALAPAAPAFQNMTVKRLLALNAGTIKALLPGGEIPALINKLKEWAGRIPEIKLAGDGVAMTVRLELSGVDIDSVVRNGREAFDKPRYRHDAAVELLRSEFALTAAKGQGGFDAYDTLDFTWRGSKRRTEVVFANIADREETPYSTLTPTDTETWRLVIDLPWDEGAYGPREDVNRMNGFWERHPEVQHSLAWVPTHMTTTMYGDFNRYVVIKRILNSGGDFDSRFAAHLGPDDRVRARGLLSTQADTLRDRVVAAFRQAYGLAKKQEGDVLDDFSDHIATKPGVTTPALALGAAPRDAIREIAGRVLAWQYPGHPDLGAEAVTPAQARTVLGYVSEAARAKEGKAEVVPRGERELMETVAQPLKLGTMGESYFTLGTYWREHFNRLAKNDPDADIGYGMLTAWMDEPQRMGLATHVQQLVAAAYGEMEDRVWVIGGAPVADLKLGEIKDGWALRRQPLPSAPDWETARARYEKIFGKKAPVQLRGRIVNSFADLVRTHVDKLLPANRELVAELERRADFLGLDDTAVNGRLHTARRGLALLEELLAEKGRGAKRVVEALAAFGLGELTPERLGSSVTTADVVAPALQNASWDVLELGTGMDALTTLQEDAREDQFSRKLQDSLPRAQRAITQALAVQRQQQRTEPPADTADTPASPSPDQVPLTTDTSHPKVDTTARTGSLQGSAAEVEQALHQVAAAHPGKGIEITWKVVD, via the coding sequence ATGGCAGCGAACCCCGCGAACGGCAACACCGGTACCCCTCTCCTCCGCGAGCTGATCAACATCAAGCCGGAGGTGTCCAGCTCCGACTACGTCCTGCAGCTCGCCGACGCCACCACCCCCGACGGCGCGGCGAAGGCCCTGGCCGAGTACGTCGTCACCGACGACCTCGTGAAGCACTTCAACGAGGCCCTCGGCATCATCAAGGCGGCCGTCGACAGCCACTCCTCGAAGGCCGCGTATCTGCACGCCTCGTTCGGTGCCGGTAAGTCGCACTTCATGGCCGTACTGCACGCCTTGCTCAACAAGGCGCCGGCAGCTCGCGGCAGAACCGATTTCGACCCGGTGTTCGCGAAGAACAGGTGGCTGCAGGACGGCGACCGGCGGTTCCTGATGGTGCCGGTGCACATGCTGGACGCGAAGTCCATGGAACAGCGGATCCTCGGCGGATACGTCAAGCGGATCAAGGAGTTGGAGCCCGGCGCGCCGACCCCGCGGGTGTACCGGACCGATGCCATGTTCCGCGACCTGCAGTCCATGCGGGAGCGGCTCGGCGACGAGGACGTGATCAAGTTCCTGGCGGGTGCCGCGTCCGCCGAGGCCGAGGCCGACGGCGATGGCGGCGAATGGGGCGAGTTCGGGGCCGCTTTCGCCTGGACCACTGAGCTTCTCGACCAGGCGATGGCCGCCGAGGAGCTGGAGGTCGGGCAGGAGTTCAACCCCGCCGATCCGTCCACCCCCGGCGAGCTGCGGGCCCGGCTCGCCCAGGACACGGCCAAGGTGCTTCCCGGCTACGAGGAGCGTGCTGTCGAACAGGACGGCGGCTTCATCAGCCTCGACCGGGGCCTGTCGGTGATCGCCCAGCACGCGAAGAGTCTGAACTACGACGGGATCGTGCTCTTCCTCGACGAGTTGATCCTGTGGTTCGCCTCCCGCATATCCGAGTCCGAGTTCGTGTCCCGGGAGACCGCGAAGATCACGAATCTGGTCGAGAGCGGCGACGAGCGCCGCGCCATCCCCGTCGTGTCGTTCATCGCGCGCCAGCGCGACCTGCGCGACCTGGTCGGATCCGCTGAGGACGGGGGCCGCTACCAGCGGGCCATCGTCGACAACCTGGAGCTCGCCTCGGGCCGGTTCGACCGCATCAGCCTGGAGGACCGGAACCTTCCTCAGATCGCCCACGCGCGCCTCCTCAAACCGGACACGACCGAGAAGGCAGCGGTCATCGAGGAGGCGTTCAAGAAGGCGAAGTCCACGAACGCCAAGTTCTGGGACGAACTCCTGGGCGGCGACGGGAACAACGTGGGTGCCACGGAGACCGCGTTCCGCTTCACGTATCCCTTCTCGCCCGCCTTCATGGACACCCTCGTCCACCTGTCCTCGGCCCTTCAGCGCTCCCGGACCGGCCTCAAGCTGATGGGTGAACTCCTCGCCCACCGCCGCAATCTGCTGCGCGTGGGCGAGCTGGTGCCGCTCGGCGACATCTACGCGCTGATCTCGGGCGGCGGCGACAAGCCGTTCACCGACGAGCTGCGGGCCGTCTTCGAGGAGGCCGACCGGCTGTACCGCAACCGGATGCGCCCCTACCTCCTCGACCAGCACCGGGTCACGGAGGAGCAGGTCGCGACGTACCAGCAGGACCCCGCCGCCGTCGAGGACGGTGACCTCTCCCGTCGGCTCAAGCAGTTCACCGACGACGACCGGCTGATGTCGACCCTCGTCCTGTCCGCCCTCGCGCCCGCCGCGCCCGCCTTCCAGAACATGACGGTCAAGCGGCTCCTGGCCCTGAACGCCGGCACCATCAAGGCGCTCCTTCCCGGCGGCGAGATCCCCGCCCTGATCAACAAGCTGAAGGAGTGGGCGGGCCGGATTCCCGAGATCAAACTCGCGGGCGACGGCGTGGCGATGACCGTACGCCTGGAACTGTCCGGTGTGGACATCGACTCCGTCGTCCGCAACGGCCGCGAAGCCTTCGACAAGCCCCGCTACCGCCACGACGCCGCGGTCGAACTGTTGCGCTCGGAGTTCGCGCTGACCGCGGCCAAGGGGCAGGGCGGCTTCGACGCGTACGACACCCTCGACTTCACCTGGCGGGGCAGCAAGCGCCGTACCGAGGTCGTCTTCGCCAATATCGCCGACCGGGAGGAGACCCCCTACTCCACGCTCACTCCCACCGACACCGAGACCTGGCGACTCGTCATAGATCTTCCGTGGGACGAGGGCGCGTACGGGCCGCGCGAAGACGTGAACCGGATGAACGGCTTCTGGGAGCGGCACCCCGAGGTCCAGCACTCCCTCGCCTGGGTGCCCACCCATATGACGACGACGATGTACGGGGACTTCAACCGGTACGTGGTCATCAAGCGGATCCTGAACAGCGGCGGTGACTTCGACAGCCGGTTCGCCGCCCACCTCGGCCCCGACGACCGTGTGCGGGCTCGAGGATTGCTTTCCACGCAGGCCGACACCCTGCGCGACCGGGTCGTCGCCGCGTTCAGGCAGGCATACGGCCTGGCGAAGAAGCAGGAGGGGGACGTCCTCGACGACTTCTCGGACCACATCGCCACCAAGCCGGGCGTGACGACGCCCGCGCTCGCACTGGGCGCCGCCCCGCGCGATGCGATCCGCGAGATCGCGGGCAGGGTGCTCGCCTGGCAGTACCCGGGCCACCCCGACCTCGGCGCCGAGGCCGTCACGCCCGCCCAGGCGCGCACCGTCCTGGGCTATGTCAGTGAGGCCGCTCGGGCGAAGGAGGGCAAGGCAGAGGTAGTGCCGCGCGGAGAACGGGAGCTGATGGAGACGGTCGCGCAGCCGCTCAAGCTCGGCACGATGGGGGAGAGTTACTTCACCCTCGGCACGTACTGGCGTGAGCACTTCAACCGGCTCGCGAAGAACGACCCGGATGCGGACATCGGCTACGGCATGCTGACCGCGTGGATGGACGAACCGCAGCGGATGGGGCTCGCGACCCACGTCCAGCAGCTCGTCGCGGCCGCGTACGGCGAGATGGAAGACCGGGTGTGGGTCATCGGCGGGGCCCCCGTCGCCGACCTCAAGCTGGGCGAGATCAAGGACGGCTGGGCGTTGCGCCGCCAGCCTCTGCCCTCCGCGCCGGACTGGGAGACGGCCCGCGCGCGCTACGAGAAGATCTTCGGCAAGAAGGCCCCCGTGCAGCTACGCGGGCGGATCGTCAACTCCTTCGCCGACCTGGTGCGTACCCACGTCGACAAGCTCTTGCCGGCCAATCGCGAGCTGGTGGCCGAGCTGGAGCGGCGAGCGGACTTCCTCGGCCTTGACGACACCGCCGTCAACGGCCGCCTGCACACCGCACGCCGCGGGCTGGCCCTGCTTGAGGAACTGCTCGCCGAGAAGGGACGCGGGGCCAAGCGGGTCGTCGAGGCCCTCGCCGCGTTCGGCCTCGGCGAGCTGACGCCGGAACGGCTCGGTTCATCCGTCACCACGGCGGACGTGGTGGCGCCCGCCCTGCAGAACGCCTCCTGGGACGTGCTTGAACTCGGCACGGGCATGGACGCTCTCACCACCCTTCAGGAGGACGCGCGCGAGGATCAGTTCAGCAGGAAGCTGCAGGACTCTCTGCCGCGCGCCCAGCGAGCGATCACCCAGGCTCTGGCCGTCCAGCGGCAGCAGCAGCGGACCGAACCACCGGCCGACACTGCCGACACTCCGGCCTCGCCCAGCCCGGACCAGGTGCCCCTCACCACCGACACCTCGCATCCCAAGGTCGACACCACTGCGCGTACGGGTTCCCTGCAGGGCAGCGCTGCCGAGGTCGAGCAGGCCCTGCACCAGGTGGCGGCGGCGCATCCCGGCAAGGGCATCGAGATCACGTGGAAGGTGGTCGACTGA